In one Nitrospira sp. CR1.1 genomic region, the following are encoded:
- a CDS encoding NADH-quinone oxidoreductase subunit M codes for MLEEFSFGFPILSYLIFLPLVGAAVLWLIDDEDLLKSTTLGIALVELALACIVLVRFVPDSAAMQFAEHARWLPALGIGYHLAVDGISVLFVGLTAFLTVLVVIYSWDTVRNQVRLYFMALLALETTTIGIFVSIDLILFFVFWELMLIPSYFLIKLWGGGPDRHYAALKYVLYTLLGSVFMLVGIALLDINYHQWAVTHHLDHAYSFDLLELLSVPIPVSQQILIFWLMFMGFAFKAPVFPFHTWLPDALVEGPIGMAVMLAGMKLGTYGFLRFTFPLLPDASKSEGVVSIVMVLALTAILYGAVVALVQSDFKRLLAFSSISHLGFVVVGLFALNFQGLQGSLLTMINLGFSTAGLFFMAGFLSTRQQSSRLSSFGGFAKQAPLLATFLLLIGMASIGLPGTNGFVGEFLILLGAFKAKWWFGAVAVLGVIFGAAYFLWYYERAMLGPLSKNVSAAVKDLHMREITIALSLSIMILWIGLYPSPFLRMMNGSIQALVDRLDRTKIASVDTVIHGPAK; via the coding sequence ATGCTTGAAGAGTTCAGTTTCGGGTTTCCTATTCTGTCGTACCTGATTTTTCTCCCCCTGGTCGGGGCGGCAGTCCTCTGGCTCATCGACGACGAGGACCTGCTCAAATCCACGACCTTGGGCATTGCCCTCGTGGAACTGGCTCTCGCGTGCATCGTCCTCGTGCGGTTTGTCCCTGATTCCGCGGCCATGCAGTTTGCAGAACATGCGCGGTGGCTTCCGGCGCTCGGAATCGGGTACCACCTGGCTGTCGACGGAATCAGTGTGCTCTTTGTGGGTCTGACAGCATTCCTCACCGTGTTGGTCGTCATCTATTCCTGGGATACGGTGCGCAACCAGGTGCGGCTCTACTTCATGGCCCTGCTAGCGCTCGAAACCACCACCATCGGGATTTTTGTCTCCATCGATTTGATCCTCTTTTTCGTCTTCTGGGAACTCATGCTCATCCCGAGCTACTTTCTCATCAAGCTCTGGGGTGGCGGACCGGACCGGCATTACGCCGCGCTCAAGTACGTTCTCTATACGCTATTGGGCAGCGTCTTCATGCTCGTCGGCATTGCCTTGCTGGACATCAACTATCACCAGTGGGCCGTGACCCATCACCTGGACCACGCCTATTCTTTCGACCTCTTGGAGTTGTTGTCGGTTCCCATCCCTGTCTCGCAGCAGATTCTCATTTTCTGGCTCATGTTTATGGGATTTGCCTTCAAGGCGCCCGTCTTTCCCTTCCACACCTGGCTCCCTGATGCCCTCGTGGAAGGTCCGATCGGAATGGCCGTCATGTTGGCCGGCATGAAGCTGGGCACCTACGGGTTCCTTCGCTTCACCTTCCCATTGTTACCCGATGCATCAAAAAGCGAAGGGGTCGTGTCCATCGTCATGGTCTTGGCACTGACAGCCATTCTCTATGGGGCAGTCGTGGCGCTGGTGCAATCGGATTTCAAACGATTGCTCGCATTTAGCAGCATCAGCCATCTCGGCTTTGTGGTGGTGGGATTGTTTGCCTTGAACTTTCAAGGCCTCCAGGGCAGCCTCCTGACGATGATTAACCTGGGCTTCAGTACGGCTGGTCTCTTTTTCATGGCTGGGTTCTTATCAACTCGTCAGCAAAGTTCGCGCTTATCCTCCTTCGGAGGTTTCGCGAAACAGGCTCCGCTCCTTGCCACCTTCCTCCTTTTGATCGGCATGGCCTCTATCGGATTGCCAGGGACCAACGGTTTTGTCGGGGAATTCTTAATCCTTCTGGGCGCCTTTAAGGCGAAATGGTGGTTTGGGGCTGTGGCGGTGCTCGGCGTGATCTTCGGAGCCGCCTATTTTCTGTGGTATTACGAACGCGCCATGCTGGGGCCCCTTAGTAAAAACGTGTCGGCGGCCGTCAAAGATCTCCACATGCGAGAAATCACCATTGCGCTGTCGCTCTCAATCATGATTTTGTGGATCGGCCTGTATCCATCACCATTCCTGAGGATGATGAATGGATCGATTCAAGCCCTTGTCGACCGGCTTGATCGCACGAAAATAGCCTCAGTAGACACCGTTATCCACGGGCCGGCGAAGTAA
- a CDS encoding NADH-quinone oxidoreductase subunit M → MAEYTLLIILFAPFLGALALIFVSNRQVSLVRGIAAGSAFVSLAASVYLFYAYDSVKGGYQFIQRIEWSRQLGISLHLGVDGIGTPLVLASGILLFAGIFVSWHIKDRMKEFYIWILILAAATIGVFMSLDLFFLYFFYEMSVIPMYLLLGMWGSHTKKYLEMTDPEGLKQRDSVGFIFNFGANSKEYAAMKLVLFLSAFAVAALMGILLIYKFSGLNTFDILILREKAHFSGPLATLIWLLIFFGFASIAPIWPLHSWSPVGHAAAPAATSMLHAGVLMKLGHFSIIRVAFEILPETTRELMPIAAVLCIFSIIYGGLVAYYAKDTKYVIGYSSSSHMGYVFLGMAALDYISLSGAVIYMFAHAMATGMLFAMAGWVYDQTHTRDIPSLGGLSNRMPFISAAFVIGCMASIGMPGTVNFIAEVMIIVGSWNKYPFQVVVAVLGIVLTMAYLFKMMRGLFYGSMAEKYSHSHDAVAVVDRMPLLIMITVSISFGIFPGHLYSVVRSGVDPLIARITKVVPVAELPMNNPQASSPTMAVSASREAIAKVTPR, encoded by the coding sequence ATGGCTGAATACACGCTGCTCATCATTTTATTCGCCCCGTTTCTCGGGGCCCTCGCGCTCATTTTCGTCTCAAACCGGCAAGTCTCGCTGGTACGCGGCATCGCAGCCGGGTCCGCCTTCGTCTCATTGGCCGCATCCGTGTATCTCTTCTACGCCTACGATTCCGTGAAAGGCGGATACCAGTTCATCCAGCGCATTGAATGGTCCCGTCAGCTGGGCATTTCACTGCATCTCGGCGTAGACGGCATCGGCACCCCATTGGTGCTCGCATCAGGCATCCTCTTATTCGCCGGCATATTCGTCTCCTGGCATATCAAGGACCGGATGAAAGAGTTCTATATCTGGATCTTGATTCTCGCCGCGGCGACGATCGGCGTCTTCATGTCGCTCGACTTATTCTTCCTGTACTTCTTCTATGAAATGTCCGTCATCCCCATGTATCTGCTCTTGGGCATGTGGGGCAGCCATACCAAAAAATACCTCGAAATGACGGACCCTGAAGGTCTGAAACAACGGGACTCCGTCGGCTTCATTTTCAACTTCGGCGCGAACAGCAAAGAATACGCGGCGATGAAACTCGTCCTGTTTCTTTCCGCCTTTGCCGTGGCCGCCTTGATGGGCATTCTGCTCATTTACAAATTCTCCGGGCTGAACACCTTCGACATCCTCATTTTGCGCGAGAAAGCGCATTTCTCAGGACCGTTGGCCACGCTCATCTGGCTGCTGATTTTCTTCGGCTTCGCGTCGATCGCCCCGATTTGGCCGTTGCACTCCTGGTCTCCGGTCGGTCATGCCGCCGCACCGGCCGCCACCAGCATGTTGCATGCCGGCGTGCTGATGAAACTCGGCCACTTTTCGATTATCCGTGTCGCATTTGAAATTCTTCCCGAGACGACTCGGGAACTCATGCCCATCGCCGCGGTGCTGTGCATCTTCAGCATTATTTATGGCGGCCTGGTTGCGTACTATGCGAAGGACACCAAATACGTCATCGGCTATTCGAGCTCCAGCCACATGGGTTATGTCTTCCTGGGCATGGCGGCGTTGGACTACATCAGTCTCAGCGGAGCCGTGATCTACATGTTCGCGCATGCTATGGCCACCGGCATGCTATTCGCCATGGCCGGCTGGGTCTACGATCAAACTCACACCCGCGACATCCCGTCCTTGGGAGGCCTGTCCAACAGGATGCCATTTATATCGGCAGCCTTTGTCATCGGATGTATGGCCTCGATCGGAATGCCCGGCACTGTCAACTTCATCGCCGAAGTGATGATCATCGTCGGCAGTTGGAATAAATATCCCTTCCAGGTCGTCGTGGCGGTGCTCGGAATCGTGTTGACCATGGCCTATCTCTTCAAGATGATGCGCGGCCTCTTCTATGGCTCGATGGCGGAAAAGTACAGCCACTCGCACGATGCCGTGGCGGTTGTCGACCGCATGCCCCTGCTCATTATGATCACGGTCAGCATCAGCTTCGGCATTTTCCCGGGACATCTCTACTCCGTGGTCAGGTCAGGAGTCGACCCGCTGATCGCCCGTATCACCAAAGTGGTCCCGGTCGCAGAGCTTCCGATGAACAATCCACAAGCCAGCTCGCCCACCATGGCCGTGTCAGCTTCCCGTGAGGCGATTGCGAAGGTGACCCCGCGATGA